One genomic segment of Methanothermobacter wolfeii includes these proteins:
- a CDS encoding FprA family A-type flavoprotein, translating to MKAVSEKIADGVYWVGVLDWDLRNYHGYTLQGTTYNAYLIFGDERVALIDNSYPGTFQELMARIEDAFRRENRDVEIDVIVQNHVERDHSGTLPELHRRFPDAPIYCTEIAVKGLLKHYPTLEGAEFRTVRTGDTLELGGKTLAFLEAFLLHWPDSMFTFLAEDGILFPNDAFGQHLCYPRRLDTDIPEHVLMDAARKFYANLITPLSKLVLRKFDEVKELGLLEKIRMIAPSHGQIWTDPMKVIGAYTDWATGKMPEKVTIIYDTMHHSTGKMAHAIAEGVMSTGVDVRVYYLHEDERSEIVKDILESRAVALGAPAIYDEPYPSVGDLLMYLRGLKFNRTGERKALVFGSMGGNGGATETMKELLTEAGFSVVDECEIYYVPDGDELEACFEAGRRLAEMIKG from the coding sequence ATGAAGGCAGTTTCAGAGAAGATAGCTGACGGAGTATACTGGGTAGGGGTCCTTGACTGGGACCTCAGAAACTACCATGGCTACACCCTCCAGGGGACAACCTACAACGCCTACCTCATATTCGGGGATGAGAGGGTGGCCCTCATAGACAACTCATACCCCGGGACCTTCCAGGAACTGATGGCGAGGATAGAGGACGCCTTCAGGAGAGAAAACAGGGATGTGGAGATAGACGTAATAGTTCAGAACCATGTTGAAAGGGACCACAGCGGCACCCTCCCCGAGCTCCACAGGAGGTTCCCGGATGCGCCCATCTACTGCACAGAAATCGCTGTTAAGGGCCTCCTGAAACACTACCCCACCCTTGAGGGTGCGGAGTTCAGGACGGTCAGGACAGGTGACACCCTGGAACTCGGGGGTAAAACACTGGCATTCCTTGAGGCCTTCCTCCTCCACTGGCCAGACAGCATGTTCACCTTCCTTGCAGAGGACGGCATCCTCTTCCCCAATGATGCCTTCGGACAGCACCTCTGCTACCCCAGGAGACTTGACACAGATATACCTGAACACGTCCTGATGGATGCTGCCAGAAAGTTCTATGCAAACCTCATAACACCACTATCAAAGCTTGTCCTCAGGAAATTCGATGAAGTAAAGGAACTGGGACTCCTTGAGAAGATAAGGATGATTGCACCATCCCATGGACAGATCTGGACGGATCCCATGAAGGTGATCGGAGCATACACAGACTGGGCCACAGGGAAAATGCCTGAAAAGGTAACCATAATCTACGATACCATGCACCATTCAACAGGGAAGATGGCCCATGCCATCGCCGAGGGCGTTATGAGCACCGGGGTTGATGTGAGGGTCTACTACCTCCACGAGGATGAAAGGAGCGAGATAGTCAAGGACATACTTGAAAGCCGGGCGGTGGCCCTTGGAGCCCCGGCAATATACGATGAACCATACCCCAGTGTGGGGGACCTCCTGATGTACCTCAGGGGCCTTAAGTTCAACAGGACCGGTGAAAGGAAGGCCCTGGTATTCGGATCAATGGGTGGTAATGGAGGAGCCACAGAAACCATGAAAGAACTCCTGACAGAGGCCGGCTTCAGTGTCGTGGACGAATGCGAGATCTACTATGTACCCGATGGTGATGAACTGGAAGCATGCTTCGAGGCCGGAAGAAGACTTGCTGAAATGATAAAGGGGTGA
- a CDS encoding ferritin-like domain-containing protein — protein MNEHRIGVSRKTGIEEVVEANFRGECAEVGMYLAMARQAQREGLPEVAEVLKTIAMEEAEHAAHFAEMNGIIDEDLRKNLEMMLEGEKAASREKQEAAGKARDCDIDQAHDFFDESSRDEARHAMMLKGLLERYFRG, from the coding sequence ATGAATGAACACAGGATAGGCGTATCCAGAAAAACAGGGATTGAGGAGGTGGTTGAAGCAAACTTCAGGGGTGAATGCGCAGAGGTCGGCATGTACCTTGCAATGGCAAGGCAGGCCCAGCGGGAGGGACTCCCTGAAGTTGCAGAGGTACTTAAAACCATTGCAATGGAAGAGGCTGAACATGCAGCCCATTTCGCAGAGATGAACGGGATAATAGATGAAGATCTGAGGAAAAACCTTGAGATGATGCTTGAGGGTGAGAAAGCAGCCAGCAGGGAAAAACAGGAAGCCGCAGGGAAGGCCAGGGACTGTGACATTGACCAGGCACATGACTTCTTTGATGAAAGTTCAAGGGACGAAGCAAGGCATGCAATGATGCTTAAGGGACTCCTTGAAAGGTACTTCAGGGGATAA
- a CDS encoding rubredoxin, translating into MYRCQICHYTVPDERFGMLSDDWVCPRCGVSRDEFIHESEAPGEDAARPEIILIPMIRALTVGLWKVLGNGSQAVTRDIGRELARNVETDPEDPLGSVARFFLDNGLAGSVEARENVLEVKNCMFYGLCSGLEDDGVLISTCPYTNTAAVVLEEVNGSRYRIKKLPGEYGHVIELSAVSKK; encoded by the coding sequence GTGTACAGATGCCAGATATGCCATTACACCGTGCCTGATGAAAGGTTCGGGATGCTATCCGATGACTGGGTCTGTCCACGCTGCGGTGTTTCGAGGGATGAGTTCATCCATGAATCAGAGGCGCCGGGGGAGGATGCTGCCCGGCCAGAGATTATCCTCATCCCCATGATCAGAGCCCTTACGGTCGGTCTGTGGAAGGTCCTGGGGAATGGCTCCCAGGCAGTTACAAGGGATATAGGAAGGGAGCTGGCCAGGAATGTTGAAACTGACCCGGAGGACCCCCTGGGGTCTGTGGCCAGGTTCTTCCTTGACAACGGCCTGGCGGGTTCAGTTGAGGCCAGGGAAAACGTCCTTGAGGTGAAGAACTGCATGTTCTATGGCCTCTGCAGTGGCCTTGAAGATGACGGTGTCCTCATATCCACCTGTCCCTATACAAACACCGCCGCCGTGGTCCTTGAAGAGGTAAATGGATCAAGGTACAGGATAAAAAAACTGCCGGGTGAATACGGTCATGTCATAGAACTATCAGCGGTCTCTAAAAAATGA
- a CDS encoding FAD-dependent oxidoreductase has translation MRVVIIGGGAGGLSTASNIRKYDKEADITVITRDKHVAYSPCAIPYVMCGEVESFDDIIMHTPEDYRDRNIKILTETEVEGVSPEKKTVTYRRGEEAGEIPYDVLVIATGGSPFIPPVEGVDLEGVFTIRSLTDGEKIAEWASKSKSAVVVGAGLIGLEMAYGLLRMGLEVTVTEMLPQIVPRSLDPDMAAIVQEYLEEKGIRVILGKALERITGDERVERVMVGDECIDADMVILATGVRPEKKLAEMAGCETGQWAVRVNERMQTSVPDIYAVGDCVEVHDAITGFRTQSPLGSAAVRQAKVAAKNIAGMDAVFRPVLNAMVSKIGELEFGSVGLTEVTALQNGIKVVSGKKRALTKARYYPGAERIDVKMICDLNGRIIGCQIVAKERVAERIDTMSLAISQGMTCAELAETEFSYAPPVSMVIDPIILAAEDACEKLKRVNNKKAE, from the coding sequence ATGAGAGTTGTTATAATAGGCGGCGGAGCCGGAGGACTTTCAACGGCTTCAAATATAAGGAAATATGATAAGGAAGCAGACATAACCGTTATAACAAGGGATAAGCACGTTGCATACTCCCCATGCGCCATACCCTACGTGATGTGCGGGGAGGTTGAATCCTTTGATGATATAATAATGCACACCCCCGAGGACTACAGGGACCGCAACATCAAGATCCTCACCGAGACCGAGGTTGAAGGAGTATCCCCTGAGAAGAAGACCGTAACCTACAGGAGGGGTGAAGAGGCTGGTGAGATACCCTACGATGTCCTTGTAATCGCAACAGGAGGGTCCCCCTTCATACCCCCTGTTGAAGGGGTTGATCTTGAAGGCGTCTTCACCATAAGAAGTCTGACTGATGGAGAGAAAATAGCTGAATGGGCATCAAAGAGTAAAAGTGCCGTTGTGGTTGGAGCTGGATTGATTGGTCTTGAGATGGCCTATGGTCTGCTCAGGATGGGCCTTGAAGTCACCGTCACCGAGATGCTGCCCCAGATCGTGCCAAGATCCCTTGACCCGGATATGGCTGCAATAGTCCAGGAGTACCTTGAAGAGAAGGGGATAAGGGTTATCCTGGGGAAGGCCCTTGAGAGGATAACAGGAGATGAAAGGGTGGAAAGGGTCATGGTGGGTGATGAGTGCATCGATGCAGACATGGTCATCCTTGCAACGGGTGTAAGGCCAGAGAAGAAACTTGCAGAGATGGCAGGCTGTGAGACAGGGCAGTGGGCCGTCAGGGTAAACGAAAGAATGCAGACAAGCGTCCCTGACATCTATGCTGTGGGGGACTGTGTAGAGGTCCACGATGCAATAACCGGCTTCAGAACCCAGTCACCCCTGGGTTCGGCGGCCGTGAGACAGGCCAAGGTGGCTGCAAAGAACATAGCAGGTATGGATGCCGTGTTCAGACCGGTGCTGAATGCAATGGTCTCAAAGATAGGTGAACTTGAATTCGGTTCAGTTGGACTTACAGAGGTGACAGCACTCCAGAACGGAATAAAGGTGGTTTCAGGTAAAAAAAGGGCCCTTACGAAGGCCAGGTACTACCCCGGTGCAGAGAGGATAGACGTGAAGATGATATGCGACCTCAACGGCAGGATCATAGGCTGCCAGATAGTTGCCAAGGAGAGGGTTGCTGAGAGGATAGATACAATGTCCCTTGCCATCTCACAGGGAATGACGTGCGCTGAACTCGCCGAGACAGAGTTCTCCTACGCACCACCGGTTTCAATGGTGATAGACCCCATAATCCTCGCAGCCGAGGATGCATGCGAAAAACTCAAAAGGGTCAACAATAAAAAGGCTGAGTGA
- a CDS encoding arsenate reductase ArsC, giving the protein MKKRVLFICKNNSGRSQMAEGILRHLYGDRYEAFSAGSDPKEINPLTVKVMEEMGVDMSGHESKSIMKFRGEEFDVVVTLCQDTCPVFTGGKRYVHAEFPDPAGSGIETFRKVRDEILEWIKKEFKP; this is encoded by the coding sequence ATGAAAAAGAGGGTTCTCTTCATATGTAAAAACAATTCAGGAAGGTCCCAGATGGCCGAGGGAATTCTGAGACACCTTTACGGTGACCGCTACGAAGCCTTCAGTGCCGGGAGCGATCCTAAGGAGATCAACCCCCTGACCGTGAAGGTTATGGAGGAGATGGGTGTTGATATGAGCGGGCATGAATCAAAGAGTATAATGAAATTCAGGGGAGAGGAATTTGACGTTGTGGTTACACTCTGCCAGGACACCTGCCCGGTATTCACCGGAGGTAAAAGGTACGTCCACGCTGAGTTCCCTGACCCTGCAGGTTCGGGTATTGAAACTTTCAGGAAGGTAAGGGATGAGATCTTGGAGTGGATAAAAAAGGAATTCAAACCATGA
- a CDS encoding DUF166 domain-containing protein → MVRVAIVTDGPYGERAYENIKEEFETAFIELEAPQGIFADEIEIPEDKLRRIRSADIVITYTLHPDLTLELVERIHRDVDWIIVGAWRGEGFRKQLTGFGNVTAPDNMCDLEENGTPSFDEFARKFGRPVVEVDVEDGKVGDVRVLRCSPCGATRFVAEALKGEGVEDLPVKAGLRVQHYPCRAPKMRLFSDDECKKEMAATMHSEAFERALRKG, encoded by the coding sequence ATGGTACGTGTTGCTATAGTAACAGATGGGCCCTACGGTGAAAGGGCCTATGAAAACATAAAGGAAGAATTCGAAACAGCCTTCATCGAGCTTGAAGCACCGCAAGGCATATTCGCAGATGAAATTGAAATCCCTGAGGATAAGCTCAGAAGGATCCGCTCTGCAGACATCGTCATAACCTACACGCTCCACCCTGACCTCACCCTTGAACTGGTTGAAAGGATCCATAGAGATGTTGACTGGATAATAGTGGGTGCCTGGAGGGGTGAGGGATTCAGAAAACAGTTAACTGGTTTTGGAAACGTCACGGCCCCTGATAACATGTGCGACCTTGAGGAGAACGGCACCCCATCCTTTGATGAATTTGCACGCAAATTTGGAAGGCCTGTCGTTGAAGTTGATGTTGAGGATGGAAAGGTGGGGGATGTGAGGGTCCTGAGGTGCTCCCCCTGCGGAGCAACCAGGTTCGTTGCAGAGGCCCTGAAGGGTGAAGGTGTTGAGGATCTGCCTGTGAAGGCCGGTCTCCGGGTTCAGCACTACCCCTGCAGGGCCCCCAAGATGAGGCTTTTCTCGGATGATGAGTGCAAGAAGGAGATGGCCGCAACCATGCACAGTGAAGCCTTTGAAAGGGCCCTCAGAAAGGGATAA
- a CDS encoding DsrE/DsrF/TusD sulfur relay family protein: protein MDKKILTLVITEGPYRHQYADIAYEMAESALRKGYGVKIFLYMDGTHIPKRNQAPQSFPNTAERFRTLLKDGAEIISCIRCSTARGHTCSEDPYIRGVQIKSMYELAEWIKKSHKVITLGC, encoded by the coding sequence ATGGATAAAAAGATCCTCACACTTGTCATAACAGAGGGGCCCTACCGTCACCAGTATGCGGACATAGCATATGAAATGGCTGAAAGCGCCCTCAGAAAGGGGTACGGTGTTAAGATATTCCTTTACATGGACGGCACCCACATCCCAAAGCGTAACCAGGCCCCGCAGTCATTTCCCAACACCGCAGAACGCTTCAGAACCCTTCTAAAGGATGGAGCCGAAATCATTTCATGTATAAGGTGCTCAACCGCAAGGGGCCACACCTGTTCCGAAGACCCCTACATAAGGGGGGTTCAAATAAAAAGCATGTATGAACTGGCAGAATGGATAAAGAAAAGCCATAAAGTCATAACACTGGGCTGTTAA
- a CDS encoding DsrE family protein, protein MNSALIIIDRAPYGCEDAFSGLYVAIACLNNSLDSDVLLIEDGVYAAVTHQMPGGIGYPNVEELTYLIFPEGSIFVHEESLKDRGLVEEDLVEAAEIIDDEELYEILMAKDDTAILKI, encoded by the coding sequence ATGAATTCAGCGCTGATAATAATTGACAGAGCACCCTATGGATGTGAAGATGCATTCAGCGGCCTTTACGTCGCCATAGCCTGTCTAAACAACTCCCTTGACTCAGACGTACTTCTCATAGAGGACGGGGTCTACGCTGCAGTGACCCATCAGATGCCAGGGGGCATAGGATACCCCAATGTTGAGGAACTCACATACCTCATCTTCCCTGAAGGAAGCATATTCGTACATGAGGAATCCCTTAAAGATAGGGGCCTCGTGGAGGAGGACCTTGTTGAGGCTGCGGAGATCATAGATGATGAAGAACTATATGAAATACTCATGGCAAAGGATGACACCGCCATCCTGAAGATATGA
- a CDS encoding (Fe-S)-binding protein, with amino-acid sequence MEEIKKEIIPDGALVREVTLKQVKPCIASEGKIRVLMELDSEIGKVIPILANMYPPGAVNYVKKKNILTLTIYDRLISLYPSGKVSMNKNHDVEEAFEIIKRVMEKINRAYLAYQDGARARDVDKIGPMDLHQCLPGTNCGECGESTCMAFAMKLLNGEQKLDSCQPLKEPWMQEKVQCLEKILGQQLMETLGWSGY; translated from the coding sequence ATGGAGGAGATCAAAAAGGAAATCATCCCAGATGGGGCTCTGGTCAGGGAGGTTACACTGAAACAGGTGAAGCCCTGCATTGCAAGTGAGGGGAAGATAAGGGTCCTCATGGAGCTTGACTCTGAAATCGGGAAGGTCATACCCATCCTTGCAAACATGTACCCGCCGGGGGCCGTGAACTATGTGAAGAAGAAGAATATTCTGACCCTGACAATCTATGACAGATTAATCAGCCTCTACCCCTCAGGGAAGGTCAGCATGAACAAGAACCATGACGTTGAGGAGGCCTTTGAAATAATAAAAAGGGTCATGGAGAAGATAAACAGGGCCTACCTTGCCTATCAGGATGGTGCAAGGGCAAGGGACGTTGATAAAATCGGGCCCATGGACTTACACCAATGTCTTCCAGGAACCAACTGTGGTGAATGCGGGGAGTCGACCTGCATGGCCTTTGCAATGAAACTCCTTAACGGTGAACAGAAACTTGACAGCTGCCAGCCGCTTAAGGAGCCCTGGATGCAGGAAAAGGTCCAGTGCCTGGAAAAAATCCTTGGCCAGCAGTTAATGGAGACCCTTGGCTGGAGCGGTTACTGA
- the tusB gene encoding sulfurtransferase complex subunit TusB, translating to MGSVGFIVTKSPYELSFRTFIDLVRIWEKEDLHVYLISNGAYAAMKKNSYSHTIRKISRTGSVFARKEDLMARGIIQDMLIDGVGVIEGFDRIVVDVMENLEMVFTI from the coding sequence ATGGGATCCGTCGGCTTTATCGTTACAAAGAGCCCCTATGAACTGAGCTTCAGGACCTTCATTGACCTGGTAAGGATATGGGAAAAGGAAGACCTCCATGTATACCTCATATCCAACGGTGCCTATGCTGCCATGAAGAAAAACAGTTACTCCCACACCATAAGGAAAATATCCAGGACAGGCAGTGTATTTGCAAGGAAGGAAGATCTAATGGCAAGGGGTATAATCCAGGATATGCTGATTGATGGTGTGGGGGTCATTGAAGGATTCGACCGGATTGTGGTTGATGTGATGGAAAACCTTGAAATGGTCTTCACAATCTAA
- the feoB gene encoding ferrous iron transport protein B, whose protein sequence is MPLKVALAGNPNVGKSTLFNGLTGLNQHVGNWPGKTVEKKEGMFSFRGTEIELVDLPGTYSLTAGSPEEEVVVDYFLEEEPDLVVNVVDASNLDRNLYLALQVMEFGLNTIIAVNLNREAEKEGYRVNHEGLSELLGVPAVQIEAVDPEQDQLLETVLRQTGKRPEPVTYEFMKRDDVRALMELIGEKIRGPSPGWVLIKLLEGDERVESMLDSEILDEFKKIRKTLEDEYGDTETLVADARYGLIEALIEGSVKRPALDRVTRSEIIDRVVLNRYLGLPILLGVMWLVFQLTFTAGAPITELIEGGFSVLAESVSSWSGSSLLADGVIGGVGAVMVFIPNIFILFFLLSFLEDSGYLARAAFVMDRIMNTLGGLSGRSFIPMMLGFGCCVPAIMSTRTIDSERDRIITSLIVPFMSCSARLPVYVLFTAALFPFIYRGWVIFSLYILGIVVAIISARLLGDRLLGGERSLFLMELPPYRMPRLRTLLIHTWMRGVQFVKKAGTVILAGSLVIWFLSNYPEAGVSDSFLGMLGAFIAPFFQQLGFGEWQSAVALIFGFVAKELVISTFGTVYGSGNIQAAIQGIFTPLEALSFMVFVLLYTPCIATLGVIKQEAGSRWALFSLAYSLATAWVVSFLVYTAGTLVGF, encoded by the coding sequence ATGCCCCTTAAGGTGGCACTTGCAGGAAACCCCAATGTCGGGAAGAGCACCCTCTTCAATGGACTCACAGGCCTCAACCAGCACGTTGGAAACTGGCCAGGGAAAACCGTTGAGAAAAAGGAGGGCATGTTCAGCTTCAGAGGCACTGAAATCGAACTCGTGGATCTTCCAGGGACCTACAGCCTCACGGCAGGATCCCCTGAGGAGGAGGTGGTGGTGGATTACTTCCTTGAAGAGGAACCTGACCTGGTGGTTAACGTTGTAGATGCATCCAACCTTGACAGGAACCTCTATCTGGCCCTTCAGGTCATGGAGTTCGGCCTGAACACCATCATCGCGGTTAACCTCAACAGGGAGGCAGAAAAGGAGGGATACAGGGTAAACCATGAAGGGCTTTCAGAGCTCCTGGGAGTGCCGGCGGTGCAAATTGAGGCAGTGGATCCTGAACAGGACCAACTCCTTGAAACAGTTCTCAGGCAGACAGGAAAAAGACCCGAACCCGTCACCTATGAATTCATGAAGAGGGATGATGTCAGGGCCCTCATGGAACTTATAGGAGAAAAAATCAGGGGACCATCACCGGGATGGGTCCTTATAAAGCTTCTTGAGGGCGATGAAAGGGTCGAGTCAATGCTTGACAGTGAAATACTTGATGAGTTTAAAAAAATCAGAAAGACCCTTGAGGATGAATATGGGGACACCGAGACGCTGGTGGCTGATGCAAGGTACGGGCTCATAGAGGCCCTTATTGAGGGCTCCGTTAAAAGACCGGCCCTTGACAGGGTTACAAGGTCAGAGATAATAGACAGGGTGGTGCTCAACAGGTACCTGGGGCTTCCGATCCTCCTTGGTGTGATGTGGCTCGTGTTTCAGCTGACCTTCACTGCCGGGGCCCCCATAACTGAACTCATTGAAGGAGGATTCTCAGTCCTTGCAGAATCTGTATCGTCCTGGTCAGGGTCATCACTCCTTGCGGATGGCGTAATTGGTGGTGTGGGTGCTGTGATGGTCTTCATACCCAACATATTCATTCTATTCTTCCTCCTTTCGTTCCTGGAGGATTCAGGGTACCTTGCAAGGGCGGCCTTTGTGATGGACAGGATAATGAATACACTGGGCGGCCTGAGCGGACGTTCATTCATACCCATGATGCTGGGTTTCGGGTGCTGTGTCCCTGCAATCATGTCAACAAGGACCATAGACTCTGAGAGGGACAGGATAATAACCAGCCTTATAGTACCCTTCATGTCCTGCAGCGCCAGACTACCTGTCTATGTCCTGTTCACCGCAGCACTGTTCCCATTCATCTACAGGGGATGGGTGATCTTCTCCCTCTACATACTGGGGATAGTTGTTGCGATAATATCAGCCAGGCTCCTTGGAGACAGGCTGCTTGGCGGTGAGAGGTCCCTGTTCCTCATGGAACTGCCACCCTACAGGATGCCCCGCCTCAGAACCCTCCTGATCCACACATGGATGAGGGGTGTTCAGTTCGTAAAGAAGGCAGGAACCGTGATTCTTGCAGGGTCACTGGTCATATGGTTCCTTTCAAATTATCCGGAAGCAGGGGTGTCTGATTCATTCCTGGGGATGCTAGGGGCATTCATCGCCCCCTTCTTCCAGCAGCTGGGCTTCGGGGAATGGCAGTCGGCGGTCGCCCTCATATTCGGCTTCGTTGCCAAGGAACTTGTAATAAGCACCTTCGGAACGGTTTATGGTTCAGGGAATATCCAGGCAGCCATCCAGGGGATTTTCACACCCCTTGAGGCACTCTCATTCATGGTGTTCGTGCTTCTCTACACACCATGCATCGCAACCCTAGGGGTTATAAAGCAGGAGGCCGGGTCAAGGTGGGCCCTGTTCTCTTTAGCCTACTCCCTGGCCACAGCATGGGTGGTTTCATTCCTTGTCTACACGGCAGGCACACTGGTGGGCTTCTAG
- a CDS encoding FeoA family protein: METTLDRINESERVRVSSVELRGHMKQRIILMGITEGADILVERIAPLGDPMKVRVRGHPFSLRRAEASQIRVRRMKDAP; the protein is encoded by the coding sequence ATGGAAACAACACTTGACAGAATCAATGAATCAGAAAGGGTTAGGGTAAGCTCCGTGGAACTCAGGGGACACATGAAACAGAGAATAATCCTTATGGGGATCACCGAGGGAGCTGACATCCTGGTTGAGAGGATAGCCCCCCTGGGTGACCCCATGAAGGTCAGGGTCAGGGGCCACCCATTCTCCCTCAGGAGGGCTGAGGCATCACAGATAAGGGTCAGGAGGATGAAGGATGCCCCTTAA